In Halorhodospira halophila, a genomic segment contains:
- a CDS encoding FecCD family ABC transporter permease — translation MAELTVGTPVRPAPPRGLIDDYTRAIRAKTLVLLGLAAALVATAGFGLALGPMGIPLSEVVQALVARPLGASWVSAQTENVVWNIRLPRLATAMVAGMGLALGGVILQSLLRNPMASPFTLGIASGASLGAALAIIFGFSAFGVYGIVGNAFLFAMAVSLLILLIGQWKGATPMSLILAGIALMYFFGATTTLLIYFADADATREVMFWSVGSLSRADWESFVFISAALVATLPVFLWKSGDLNRLLLGDETATSLGIAVGPLRIGLMFLVALLVAVTVAFTGGIGFLGLVAPHLARLLIGSDHRFLIPATALIGALLLTLADLVSLHAFESVVLPVGVVTAFIGSPLFIYLILRRRETGGGA, via the coding sequence ATGGCTGAGTTGACCGTCGGCACCCCCGTCCGGCCGGCGCCACCGCGGGGCCTCATTGACGACTACACGCGCGCGATCCGGGCCAAGACGCTGGTGCTGCTCGGCCTGGCGGCAGCCCTGGTGGCTACGGCGGGCTTTGGCTTGGCGCTGGGCCCGATGGGCATCCCGCTGAGCGAGGTGGTGCAGGCGCTGGTGGCTCGCCCGCTCGGGGCGTCGTGGGTCAGCGCGCAGACCGAGAACGTGGTCTGGAACATCCGCCTGCCGCGCCTGGCCACCGCGATGGTGGCCGGCATGGGGCTGGCGCTCGGCGGCGTCATCCTGCAGAGCCTGCTGCGCAATCCTATGGCTTCGCCGTTCACCCTGGGGATCGCCTCGGGAGCCTCGCTGGGGGCGGCGCTGGCGATCATTTTCGGCTTCTCGGCCTTCGGTGTTTACGGCATCGTCGGCAACGCCTTCCTCTTCGCCATGGCGGTGTCCCTGCTCATCCTGCTCATCGGGCAGTGGAAGGGGGCGACGCCGATGAGCCTGATCCTCGCCGGCATTGCTCTGATGTACTTCTTCGGGGCGACCACGACGCTGCTGATCTACTTCGCTGATGCCGACGCCACCCGAGAGGTCATGTTCTGGAGCGTGGGCAGCCTCAGCCGCGCCGACTGGGAGAGCTTCGTATTCATCAGTGCGGCGCTGGTGGCGACCCTGCCGGTCTTCCTCTGGAAAAGCGGCGATCTGAACCGGTTGCTGCTCGGTGACGAGACCGCCACCAGCTTGGGGATCGCGGTCGGTCCGCTGCGCATCGGCCTGATGTTCCTGGTCGCCCTGTTGGTCGCGGTCACCGTGGCGTTCACCGGCGGGATCGGCTTCCTCGGTCTGGTGGCGCCGCACCTAGCGCGGCTTTTGATCGGCTCGGATCACCGCTTCCTGATCCCGGCCACTGCCCTGATTGGCGCCCTGCTGCTGACGCTGGCGGATCTGGTATCGCTGCACGCCTTCGAATCGGTGGTATTGCCCGTGGGGGTGGTCACGGCGTTCATCGGTTCGCCGCTTTTCATCTACCTGATCCTGCGTCGCCGCGAGACGGGAGGGGGGGCGTGA